One window of Equus caballus isolate H_3958 breed thoroughbred chromosome 3, TB-T2T, whole genome shotgun sequence genomic DNA carries:
- the RBPJ gene encoding recombining binding protein suppressor of hairless isoform X5 — translation MAWIKRKFGERPPPKRLTREAMRNYLKERGDQTVLILHAKVAQKSYGNEKRFFCPPPCVYLMGSGWKKKKEQMERDGCSEQESQPCAFIGIGNSDQEMQQLNLEGKNYCTAKTLYISDSDKRKHFMLSVKMFYGNSDDIGVFLSKRIKVISKPSKKKQSLKNADLCIASGTKVALFNRLRSQTVSTRYLHVEGGNFHASSQQWGAFYIHLLDDDESEGEEFTVRDGYIHYGQTVKLVCSVTGMALPRLIIRKVDKQTALLDADDPVSQLHKCAFYLKDTERMYLCLSQERIIQFQATPCPKEPNKEMINDGASWTIISTDKAEYTFYEGMGPVLAPVTPVPVVESLQLNGGGDVAMLELTGQNFTPNLRVWFGDVEAETMYRCGESMLCVVPDISAFREGWRWVRQPVQVPVTLVRNDGIIYSTSLTFTYTPEPGPRPHCSAAGAILRANSSQVPPNESNTNSEGSYTNVSTNSTSVTSSTATVVS, via the exons ggaAGCTATGCGAAATTATTTAAAAGAGCGAGGGGATCAAACAGTACTTATTCTTCATGCGAAAGTTGCACAGAAGtcatatggaaatgaaaaaag gtttttttgccctcctccttgtGTGTATCTTATGGGCAGTgggtggaagaaaaaaaaagaacaaatggaacGTGATGGTTGTTCTGAACAAGAGTCTCAACCATGTGCATTTATTGGAATAGGAAATAGTGACCAAGAAATGCAGCAGCTGAACTTGGAAGGAAAG aacTATTGCACAGCCAAAACATTGTATATATCTGATTCAGACAAGAGAAAGCACTTCATGTTGTCTGTAAAGATGTTCTATGGCAACAGTGATGACATCGGTGTGTTCCTCAGCAAGCGGATAAAAGTCATCTCCAAACCTTCCAAGAAGAAGCAGTCATTGAAAAATGCTGACT TGTGCATTGCCTCAGGAACAAAGGTGGCTCTGTTTAATCGACTTCGATCCCAGACAGTTAGTACCAGATACTTGCATGTAGAAGGAGGTAATTTCCATGCCAGTTCTCAGCAGTGGGGAGCATTTTACATTCATCTCC TGGATGATGATGAATCAGAAGGAGAAGAATTCACAGTTCGAGATGGCTACATCCATTATGGACAGACAGTCAAACTTGTGTGTTCGGTTACTGGCATGGCGCTCCCGAGATTG ATAATTAGGAAAGTTGATAAGCAGACTGCATTACTGGATGCAGATGATCCTGTGTCACAGCTCCATAAGTGTGCATTTTACCTTAAGGATACAGAAAGAATGTACTTGTGCCTTTCTCAAGAAAGAATAATCCAATTTCAg GCCACTCCATGCCCAAAAGAACCAAATAAAGAGATGATAAATGATGGAGCTTCCTGGACAATCATTAGTACGGATAAGGCAGAGTATACATTTTATGAGGGGATGGGCCCTGTCCTTGCCCCAGTCACACCTGTGCCTGTCGTAGAAAGTCTTCAG CTGAATGGCGGTGGGGACGTAGCAATGCTTGAACTCACAGGACAGAATTTCACTCCAAACTTACGAGTGTGGTTTGGGGATGTAGAAGCTGAAACTATGTACAG ATGTGGAGAGAGTATGCTCTGTGTTGTCCCAGACATTTCTGCATTCCGAGAAGGTTGGAGATGGGTCCGGCAGCCAGTCCAGGTTCCAGTAACTTTGGTCCGTAATGATGGAATCATTTATTCCACCAGCCTTACATTTAcctacacaccagaaccagggcCACGGCCACATTGCAGTGCCGCGGGAGCAATCCTTCGAGCCAACTCAAGCCAAGTGCCCCCTAATGAATCAAACACAAACAGCGAGGGAAGTTACACAAATGTCAGCACAAATTCAACCAGTGTCACATCGTCTACAGCAACAGTGGTGTCCTAA
- the RBPJ gene encoding recombining binding protein suppressor of hairless isoform X4: MAPVVTGKFGERPPPKRLTREAMRNYLKERGDQTVLILHAKVAQKSYGNEKRFFCPPPCVYLMGSGWKKKKEQMERDGCSEQESQPCAFIGIGNSDQEMQQLNLEGKNYCTAKTLYISDSDKRKHFMLSVKMFYGNSDDIGVFLSKRIKVISKPSKKKQSLKNADLCIASGTKVALFNRLRSQTVSTRYLHVEGGNFHASSQQWGAFYIHLLDDDESEGEEFTVRDGYIHYGQTVKLVCSVTGMALPRLIIRKVDKQTALLDADDPVSQLHKCAFYLKDTERMYLCLSQERIIQFQATPCPKEPNKEMINDGASWTIISTDKAEYTFYEGMGPVLAPVTPVPVVESLQLNGGGDVAMLELTGQNFTPNLRVWFGDVEAETMYRCGESMLCVVPDISAFREGWRWVRQPVQVPVTLVRNDGIIYSTSLTFTYTPEPGPRPHCSAAGAILRANSSQVPPNESNTNSEGSYTNVSTNSTSVTSSTATVVS, encoded by the exons ggaAGCTATGCGAAATTATTTAAAAGAGCGAGGGGATCAAACAGTACTTATTCTTCATGCGAAAGTTGCACAGAAGtcatatggaaatgaaaaaag gtttttttgccctcctccttgtGTGTATCTTATGGGCAGTgggtggaagaaaaaaaaagaacaaatggaacGTGATGGTTGTTCTGAACAAGAGTCTCAACCATGTGCATTTATTGGAATAGGAAATAGTGACCAAGAAATGCAGCAGCTGAACTTGGAAGGAAAG aacTATTGCACAGCCAAAACATTGTATATATCTGATTCAGACAAGAGAAAGCACTTCATGTTGTCTGTAAAGATGTTCTATGGCAACAGTGATGACATCGGTGTGTTCCTCAGCAAGCGGATAAAAGTCATCTCCAAACCTTCCAAGAAGAAGCAGTCATTGAAAAATGCTGACT TGTGCATTGCCTCAGGAACAAAGGTGGCTCTGTTTAATCGACTTCGATCCCAGACAGTTAGTACCAGATACTTGCATGTAGAAGGAGGTAATTTCCATGCCAGTTCTCAGCAGTGGGGAGCATTTTACATTCATCTCC TGGATGATGATGAATCAGAAGGAGAAGAATTCACAGTTCGAGATGGCTACATCCATTATGGACAGACAGTCAAACTTGTGTGTTCGGTTACTGGCATGGCGCTCCCGAGATTG ATAATTAGGAAAGTTGATAAGCAGACTGCATTACTGGATGCAGATGATCCTGTGTCACAGCTCCATAAGTGTGCATTTTACCTTAAGGATACAGAAAGAATGTACTTGTGCCTTTCTCAAGAAAGAATAATCCAATTTCAg GCCACTCCATGCCCAAAAGAACCAAATAAAGAGATGATAAATGATGGAGCTTCCTGGACAATCATTAGTACGGATAAGGCAGAGTATACATTTTATGAGGGGATGGGCCCTGTCCTTGCCCCAGTCACACCTGTGCCTGTCGTAGAAAGTCTTCAG CTGAATGGCGGTGGGGACGTAGCAATGCTTGAACTCACAGGACAGAATTTCACTCCAAACTTACGAGTGTGGTTTGGGGATGTAGAAGCTGAAACTATGTACAG ATGTGGAGAGAGTATGCTCTGTGTTGTCCCAGACATTTCTGCATTCCGAGAAGGTTGGAGATGGGTCCGGCAGCCAGTCCAGGTTCCAGTAACTTTGGTCCGTAATGATGGAATCATTTATTCCACCAGCCTTACATTTAcctacacaccagaaccagggcCACGGCCACATTGCAGTGCCGCGGGAGCAATCCTTCGAGCCAACTCAAGCCAAGTGCCCCCTAATGAATCAAACACAAACAGCGAGGGAAGTTACACAAATGTCAGCACAAATTCAACCAGTGTCACATCGTCTACAGCAACAGTGGTGTCCTAA
- the RBPJ gene encoding recombining binding protein suppressor of hairless isoform X2, whose amino-acid sequence MDHTEGSPAVEPPAHAPSLGKFGERPPPKRLTREAMRNYLKERGDQTVLILHAKVAQKSYGNEKRFFCPPPCVYLMGSGWKKKKEQMERDGCSEQESQPCAFIGIGNSDQEMQQLNLEGKNYCTAKTLYISDSDKRKHFMLSVKMFYGNSDDIGVFLSKRIKVISKPSKKKQSLKNADLCIASGTKVALFNRLRSQTVSTRYLHVEGGNFHASSQQWGAFYIHLLDDDESEGEEFTVRDGYIHYGQTVKLVCSVTGMALPRLIIRKVDKQTALLDADDPVSQLHKCAFYLKDTERMYLCLSQERIIQFQATPCPKEPNKEMINDGASWTIISTDKAEYTFYEGMGPVLAPVTPVPVVESLQLNGGGDVAMLELTGQNFTPNLRVWFGDVEAETMYRCGESMLCVVPDISAFREGWRWVRQPVQVPVTLVRNDGIIYSTSLTFTYTPEPGPRPHCSAAGAILRANSSQVPPNESNTNSEGSYTNVSTNSTSVTSSTATVVS is encoded by the exons ggaAGCTATGCGAAATTATTTAAAAGAGCGAGGGGATCAAACAGTACTTATTCTTCATGCGAAAGTTGCACAGAAGtcatatggaaatgaaaaaag gtttttttgccctcctccttgtGTGTATCTTATGGGCAGTgggtggaagaaaaaaaaagaacaaatggaacGTGATGGTTGTTCTGAACAAGAGTCTCAACCATGTGCATTTATTGGAATAGGAAATAGTGACCAAGAAATGCAGCAGCTGAACTTGGAAGGAAAG aacTATTGCACAGCCAAAACATTGTATATATCTGATTCAGACAAGAGAAAGCACTTCATGTTGTCTGTAAAGATGTTCTATGGCAACAGTGATGACATCGGTGTGTTCCTCAGCAAGCGGATAAAAGTCATCTCCAAACCTTCCAAGAAGAAGCAGTCATTGAAAAATGCTGACT TGTGCATTGCCTCAGGAACAAAGGTGGCTCTGTTTAATCGACTTCGATCCCAGACAGTTAGTACCAGATACTTGCATGTAGAAGGAGGTAATTTCCATGCCAGTTCTCAGCAGTGGGGAGCATTTTACATTCATCTCC TGGATGATGATGAATCAGAAGGAGAAGAATTCACAGTTCGAGATGGCTACATCCATTATGGACAGACAGTCAAACTTGTGTGTTCGGTTACTGGCATGGCGCTCCCGAGATTG ATAATTAGGAAAGTTGATAAGCAGACTGCATTACTGGATGCAGATGATCCTGTGTCACAGCTCCATAAGTGTGCATTTTACCTTAAGGATACAGAAAGAATGTACTTGTGCCTTTCTCAAGAAAGAATAATCCAATTTCAg GCCACTCCATGCCCAAAAGAACCAAATAAAGAGATGATAAATGATGGAGCTTCCTGGACAATCATTAGTACGGATAAGGCAGAGTATACATTTTATGAGGGGATGGGCCCTGTCCTTGCCCCAGTCACACCTGTGCCTGTCGTAGAAAGTCTTCAG CTGAATGGCGGTGGGGACGTAGCAATGCTTGAACTCACAGGACAGAATTTCACTCCAAACTTACGAGTGTGGTTTGGGGATGTAGAAGCTGAAACTATGTACAG ATGTGGAGAGAGTATGCTCTGTGTTGTCCCAGACATTTCTGCATTCCGAGAAGGTTGGAGATGGGTCCGGCAGCCAGTCCAGGTTCCAGTAACTTTGGTCCGTAATGATGGAATCATTTATTCCACCAGCCTTACATTTAcctacacaccagaaccagggcCACGGCCACATTGCAGTGCCGCGGGAGCAATCCTTCGAGCCAACTCAAGCCAAGTGCCCCCTAATGAATCAAACACAAACAGCGAGGGAAGTTACACAAATGTCAGCACAAATTCAACCAGTGTCACATCGTCTACAGCAACAGTGGTGTCCTAA
- the RBPJ gene encoding recombining binding protein suppressor of hairless isoform X3, giving the protein MIGLLYPRLSRKFGERPPPKRLTREAMRNYLKERGDQTVLILHAKVAQKSYGNEKRFFCPPPCVYLMGSGWKKKKEQMERDGCSEQESQPCAFIGIGNSDQEMQQLNLEGKNYCTAKTLYISDSDKRKHFMLSVKMFYGNSDDIGVFLSKRIKVISKPSKKKQSLKNADLCIASGTKVALFNRLRSQTVSTRYLHVEGGNFHASSQQWGAFYIHLLDDDESEGEEFTVRDGYIHYGQTVKLVCSVTGMALPRLIIRKVDKQTALLDADDPVSQLHKCAFYLKDTERMYLCLSQERIIQFQATPCPKEPNKEMINDGASWTIISTDKAEYTFYEGMGPVLAPVTPVPVVESLQLNGGGDVAMLELTGQNFTPNLRVWFGDVEAETMYRCGESMLCVVPDISAFREGWRWVRQPVQVPVTLVRNDGIIYSTSLTFTYTPEPGPRPHCSAAGAILRANSSQVPPNESNTNSEGSYTNVSTNSTSVTSSTATVVS; this is encoded by the exons ggaAGCTATGCGAAATTATTTAAAAGAGCGAGGGGATCAAACAGTACTTATTCTTCATGCGAAAGTTGCACAGAAGtcatatggaaatgaaaaaag gtttttttgccctcctccttgtGTGTATCTTATGGGCAGTgggtggaagaaaaaaaaagaacaaatggaacGTGATGGTTGTTCTGAACAAGAGTCTCAACCATGTGCATTTATTGGAATAGGAAATAGTGACCAAGAAATGCAGCAGCTGAACTTGGAAGGAAAG aacTATTGCACAGCCAAAACATTGTATATATCTGATTCAGACAAGAGAAAGCACTTCATGTTGTCTGTAAAGATGTTCTATGGCAACAGTGATGACATCGGTGTGTTCCTCAGCAAGCGGATAAAAGTCATCTCCAAACCTTCCAAGAAGAAGCAGTCATTGAAAAATGCTGACT TGTGCATTGCCTCAGGAACAAAGGTGGCTCTGTTTAATCGACTTCGATCCCAGACAGTTAGTACCAGATACTTGCATGTAGAAGGAGGTAATTTCCATGCCAGTTCTCAGCAGTGGGGAGCATTTTACATTCATCTCC TGGATGATGATGAATCAGAAGGAGAAGAATTCACAGTTCGAGATGGCTACATCCATTATGGACAGACAGTCAAACTTGTGTGTTCGGTTACTGGCATGGCGCTCCCGAGATTG ATAATTAGGAAAGTTGATAAGCAGACTGCATTACTGGATGCAGATGATCCTGTGTCACAGCTCCATAAGTGTGCATTTTACCTTAAGGATACAGAAAGAATGTACTTGTGCCTTTCTCAAGAAAGAATAATCCAATTTCAg GCCACTCCATGCCCAAAAGAACCAAATAAAGAGATGATAAATGATGGAGCTTCCTGGACAATCATTAGTACGGATAAGGCAGAGTATACATTTTATGAGGGGATGGGCCCTGTCCTTGCCCCAGTCACACCTGTGCCTGTCGTAGAAAGTCTTCAG CTGAATGGCGGTGGGGACGTAGCAATGCTTGAACTCACAGGACAGAATTTCACTCCAAACTTACGAGTGTGGTTTGGGGATGTAGAAGCTGAAACTATGTACAG ATGTGGAGAGAGTATGCTCTGTGTTGTCCCAGACATTTCTGCATTCCGAGAAGGTTGGAGATGGGTCCGGCAGCCAGTCCAGGTTCCAGTAACTTTGGTCCGTAATGATGGAATCATTTATTCCACCAGCCTTACATTTAcctacacaccagaaccagggcCACGGCCACATTGCAGTGCCGCGGGAGCAATCCTTCGAGCCAACTCAAGCCAAGTGCCCCCTAATGAATCAAACACAAACAGCGAGGGAAGTTACACAAATGTCAGCACAAATTCAACCAGTGTCACATCGTCTACAGCAACAGTGGTGTCCTAA
- the RBPJ gene encoding recombining binding protein suppressor of hairless isoform X6, whose protein sequence is MRNYLKERGDQTVLILHAKVAQKSYGNEKRFFCPPPCVYLMGSGWKKKKEQMERDGCSEQESQPCAFIGIGNSDQEMQQLNLEGKNYCTAKTLYISDSDKRKHFMLSVKMFYGNSDDIGVFLSKRIKVISKPSKKKQSLKNADLCIASGTKVALFNRLRSQTVSTRYLHVEGGNFHASSQQWGAFYIHLLDDDESEGEEFTVRDGYIHYGQTVKLVCSVTGMALPRLIIRKVDKQTALLDADDPVSQLHKCAFYLKDTERMYLCLSQERIIQFQATPCPKEPNKEMINDGASWTIISTDKAEYTFYEGMGPVLAPVTPVPVVESLQLNGGGDVAMLELTGQNFTPNLRVWFGDVEAETMYRCGESMLCVVPDISAFREGWRWVRQPVQVPVTLVRNDGIIYSTSLTFTYTPEPGPRPHCSAAGAILRANSSQVPPNESNTNSEGSYTNVSTNSTSVTSSTATVVS, encoded by the exons ATGCGAAATTATTTAAAAGAGCGAGGGGATCAAACAGTACTTATTCTTCATGCGAAAGTTGCACAGAAGtcatatggaaatgaaaaaag gtttttttgccctcctccttgtGTGTATCTTATGGGCAGTgggtggaagaaaaaaaaagaacaaatggaacGTGATGGTTGTTCTGAACAAGAGTCTCAACCATGTGCATTTATTGGAATAGGAAATAGTGACCAAGAAATGCAGCAGCTGAACTTGGAAGGAAAG aacTATTGCACAGCCAAAACATTGTATATATCTGATTCAGACAAGAGAAAGCACTTCATGTTGTCTGTAAAGATGTTCTATGGCAACAGTGATGACATCGGTGTGTTCCTCAGCAAGCGGATAAAAGTCATCTCCAAACCTTCCAAGAAGAAGCAGTCATTGAAAAATGCTGACT TGTGCATTGCCTCAGGAACAAAGGTGGCTCTGTTTAATCGACTTCGATCCCAGACAGTTAGTACCAGATACTTGCATGTAGAAGGAGGTAATTTCCATGCCAGTTCTCAGCAGTGGGGAGCATTTTACATTCATCTCC TGGATGATGATGAATCAGAAGGAGAAGAATTCACAGTTCGAGATGGCTACATCCATTATGGACAGACAGTCAAACTTGTGTGTTCGGTTACTGGCATGGCGCTCCCGAGATTG ATAATTAGGAAAGTTGATAAGCAGACTGCATTACTGGATGCAGATGATCCTGTGTCACAGCTCCATAAGTGTGCATTTTACCTTAAGGATACAGAAAGAATGTACTTGTGCCTTTCTCAAGAAAGAATAATCCAATTTCAg GCCACTCCATGCCCAAAAGAACCAAATAAAGAGATGATAAATGATGGAGCTTCCTGGACAATCATTAGTACGGATAAGGCAGAGTATACATTTTATGAGGGGATGGGCCCTGTCCTTGCCCCAGTCACACCTGTGCCTGTCGTAGAAAGTCTTCAG CTGAATGGCGGTGGGGACGTAGCAATGCTTGAACTCACAGGACAGAATTTCACTCCAAACTTACGAGTGTGGTTTGGGGATGTAGAAGCTGAAACTATGTACAG ATGTGGAGAGAGTATGCTCTGTGTTGTCCCAGACATTTCTGCATTCCGAGAAGGTTGGAGATGGGTCCGGCAGCCAGTCCAGGTTCCAGTAACTTTGGTCCGTAATGATGGAATCATTTATTCCACCAGCCTTACATTTAcctacacaccagaaccagggcCACGGCCACATTGCAGTGCCGCGGGAGCAATCCTTCGAGCCAACTCAAGCCAAGTGCCCCCTAATGAATCAAACACAAACAGCGAGGGAAGTTACACAAATGTCAGCACAAATTCAACCAGTGTCACATCGTCTACAGCAACAGTGGTGTCCTAA